One window of the Cryptomeria japonica chromosome 7, Sugi_1.0, whole genome shotgun sequence genome contains the following:
- the LOC131030794 gene encoding SKP1-like protein 12 encodes MAEDPTAAMAKECKVRLKISDDTIFEVEYAVAMQSQMLKNALSDTGTDGTVPLHNISSEIMAKVVEYCAYHVNAANTISEKDVKIWDQEFLKDLDQATLFNLIMATQYMVIHNLQDLICQTVADRIKDKSAEEVREIFNIQNDLTPEEEEEIRHENQWAFEEEGWPEIQEEVRLEG; translated from the coding sequence ATGGCGGAGGATCCCACTGCAGCCATGGCGAAGGAATGTAAGGTGAGATTGAAGATTTCGGATGACACTATTTTTGAGGTAGAGTATGCCGTAGCCATGCAGTCGCAGATGTTAAAGAACGCTCTGAGTGACACCGGCACAGACGGCACCGTGCCTTTGCACAACATTTCCAGTGAAATAATGGCGAAGGTGGTCGAGTACTGCGCATATCATGTTAATGCCGCCAACACCATCTCGGAGAAGGATGTGAAGATATGGGATCAGGAGTTCTTGAAGGACCTTGATCAAGCAACCCTTTTTAATCTCATCATGGCCACCCAGTACATGGTTATACACAATCTTCAAGATTTAATATGCCAAACTGTAGCAGACAGGATTAAGGATAAAAGCGCAGAAGAGGTCAGAGAGATATTTAACATACAAAATGACTTGACtcctgaagaggaggaagaaatcaGGCATGAAAATCAATGGGCGTTTGAGGAAGAAGGCTGGCCTGAAATTCAGGAAGAAGTCAGGCTTGAAGGTTGA